The following nucleotide sequence is from Psychroflexus torquis ATCC 700755.
TAAAAATAAAATTGCAATAAAAAAGTTGATACGTTTTTTACGAGTGGTCCCAGATCTAAAATACAACACCATAAAAAAACCAAAACAGAAAGAAAAAATGACACTTACCCAAGCCCAAGTATTCACCTTTAACAGGTGTGTAGTAGTATAGACCATGGTGCTTAAATTGGACTCTGGTACGTTTTCAATCTTATCGATAGTTTGGGTGTTGGCAATCTCAAGATTTTGTCTCACCTCTTGGTCTGCAGGGTTGAGTTGAAGTGCTTTTTCATAATGAAATATAGCATTGGCCAAATCATTCTGTTTAAAATAAGCGTTCCCCAAATTGAAGTATAATTCAGTTGAAACTAAGCCCTCATCCAATAAACTAGAGTACAGCTGGACAGCTTTAGGAAATTGGTCATCGGCAAAAGCGTCGTTTGCTTTTTCGAAAGTATCTTCAGATTGAGAAAATCCAGTATAGCTGATGATTCCTATTAATAGGTAGAGATAGTATGTCATATTAAACTTCTTTATCAATTTCAGAAATCACTTTTGCGGCTTTTTCAAAATCAGTCTGCATATCCTTAGCCACTGAAGGCGTATATCTGGCCAATTCACAATTTTCAAGAAGTTTTAAAAATTGAGTAGTCGTTTCTTGAGAAATGCCATTCGCACTTAAGAGCTCTTGAATTTTATCTTTATGCATTTCCAAGGTCTGGATTTTCAATTTAGCTTTTAGATAATTATGAAAAGCTCTTTCTAAGGCTTCATAAAAAAGCTGAGAAGTTCCTAAATTCTTTTTAGCTTCAGATAAATAGCGCTTAGCCAACTTGTTCGCTCTTTTTTGTAGTAATTGATTCTGATCTGTTTCTCTGTTTTTTACTTTCCCAAAAATCAGCATAAACGGTATCGCTAAAAAAGGGGTAATGAATAATGTCCAGTATAATGGAGACTGGAAAAACACTGGATTATCCTTTTGCTTGAGGCTGGTCTTCAACTTTATATAATTGAAGTTGTTCTTAGAGGATATTATATTTTGAGCTTTAGCGTTATCACCCCCTGAAGTCGTTATAGGTTCTCTCGGCCGCTCTGGTCCCGAATTGACTTTTATAGAAATAGGACTAGAATTTAAAGTCTCGTAAGATTCAGTTCTTGGATTGAAATAAGAAAAAGGTACAGATTGTATGGTGTAATCTCCCTTGAATTCTGGAATCACAGTGTATTTTTCACTCACTCTACCCTGCATACCTAGACTCGACGTTCTTACGCTTTCTTGACGCTCCGGCTCATACAGTTCAAATGAAGATGGCGTGCGAATTACTGGCATATTGAACAGTTTCAAATTTCCTTTTCCACTCACTTCTGAAGTCAATTCCAAAGACATTTGGGCATCTAGTTCTTGTCTGTTAGCTTTTAGTTTAAAATCAAACTCACCTACTGCACCAGAGAAATTTTCAGGCTTTCCCTCTTCTGGAAGAGGTTTCACATCTACAATTCGGGTATTGGCAGAAAAATTCTTTTCGACAACCTCGTAGGTTCGTCTTCCAAAAAAATCCCTTTGGTCTGTGGGGACTTCTACAGAAACAGCTAGCGATAGGGGCTCAATTTTCAACTCCCCTGTTCTTTGAGGATAAAGAACTGTTTTACGAAGTTCGACATAACGATAAGGCTGTCCTCCAAATTCTCCTTGTTTCAGTTCTAATTGATCAATATTGATATTTTGACTCCAAAAGCCTTCAAATTTAGGATCATCCAAAGGTCTCCAGTTTCTAATGTTCACCGTAGGACTCAAAAAAAGCTTGTACACCACATAAATGCCTTCGTTGAGGTAGGGTTGGTATTTACTCACTTCTGCTATGAGATGTATGCCGTCACCCGCCTCGGCAACCGCTTTAGATTGATTGGGGGTATCGACTGCAGCAGTGACTTCTATTTGAATTGGTGAGGTCTTATAGACTTGACCCTCTACTGTAATTTCTGCTTGGCCAATAGTAATAGTCCCTCTTTTCTCTGGCTGAAATAAATACGTAAACGTTTTTTGAAATGAACTCTGACCATTTTTCCAGGATTGAGAAAAAGATTGGTTAGGGCCTCCAATTTTTCGAAGACCGTTGAAATTTGGAGGTATAAAATTGTCTCCGTTAGCATCTACGGTAAAATCAACTTTTAAACGTTCGTTTATTCCAATTTTTGTTCTACTTGCTTCTGCCGTAAAAGTAACTTGAGCTAACGAGGTTAGCCCTATTAAAAACAACATTAAGAATGTTACACTTTTCATGTTTTACCAGTCTTTTCCTGTTTTGGATTTTTGTCCTTTGGCTTTTTGTGCATTGAGTTTTTCCTGCACATCTTTCTCTTGATTCTCTATAGCTTCTAGCAAACGCTCAATTTGCTCTGGAGAGATTTGCCCTTTTTTATTTTGAGGTTGTTGTGGCTGCTTTTGCTCATCTTTCCCACCATCTCCTTCTTGTTCTTTTTCCTGCTTGCCTTTATCTCCTTCTTTATCTTTTTGATCCTCTTTATTTTCGTTTTGATCGCCTTTTTCTTCCTCTTGATCTTTATTTTTGTCCTCTTTTTCCTTATCCTCGTTATCGCCTTTGTCCTTATTCTCCTTACTTTCGTCTTCTTTTTTATCCTGACTTTTATCCTCTTTGTCGTCACCATCCTTACTGCCGTCGTTTTTCTCATCTTTCAATTTCGACTTGGCATAAGCAAGATTATATCTGGTTTCTTCATCTGTAGGATTGTTACGTAAAGCATCTTTATACGCCTCTACAGCAATTTGATATTGCTCCTCTTTCATAAAGGTGTTCCCCAAGTTATGGTAACTTTTATGCTTTAGTGATTTATCTTCTGTAGACTCAATCGCCTCAATAAGGCGAAGTTTAGCAGATTCAATCTCATTGTTTTCTAGATACAAATTTCCAAAATTGTAACTGATATCTGAATTGTCTTGGTCCATTGCTTTGGCTTCGCGAACTTTAGCTTCAGAAATAGGGAAATTGCCTGCATTGATTTGTGCCTCAGCCAGTAATGTTTTGGTTTCTTTGGAAGCCTTAGAGATATTTTGAGCATTACCTAGGGCAACACCAAAGGCCAAAATCACTGTGGTCAATACTATTTTTCTTCTAAGCATCCTCTTTTTCATGTTCATTAAATAAATTTAATCTCTTTATCCAAGCTGTTTTACGCTCTAATAGCAAGATATCAAATAGAACCAAAAATATACCAAAAGCTAGAAACCATTGATATTTACTCTTAAAGTCGGCAAATTGTTTTGCTTCAAACTCTGTTTTTTCAATTTTTTGTAATTCTTTTAAGATATCGTCAACAGCATTAGACGTGTTCGTCCCATCTATATAAGCCCCATTCCCAATTTCAGCGATTTTTTGAAGCGTTTCCGTATCTCTTTTAGTGATGACAATTTCTCCGTTATCATCTTTTAAGTAGGATTGAATTCTACCTTCTTTTTTAATAGGAATAGGATCCCCTCGTTCGGTTCCTACGCCGATAGTATATATTTTAATCCCTTCAGCTGCAGCTGTTTCTGCCATACTTTCAACATTACTGTCATGATCTTCACCTTCAGAAAGAATAATCAAAACTTTATTGGTTTGATCATCGTCATTATAATACGATTTTGCTAAGTCTATAGCTTGTGAAATGGCTGTACCTTGACTGGACACCATGTCGGTATTCATGCTTTGCAAAAAAGTCTTTGTACTCGCATAGTCTGTCGTAATGGGGACTTGAGGGAAAGCGCTCCCCGCATAACCTACTAATCCCACGCGGTCTGCAGTAAGCTTATTCACTATTTCGGTGATGATTCGCTTTGATTTTTCCAGTCTGTTAGGAGCAATGTCTTCGGCTAACATACTTTTTGAGACATCCAGAGCAAAAACAATATCTACTCCTTCTCGCTTAATAGTTTCCATTTTGGTCCCTAACTTTGGGTTGACTAAAGCCATGACAAAACAACAAAAGGCAAGGGCTAAAACTATGAACTTTAAATTGGCTTTAAAACTCGATTGGTCAGGGGCCAGCTTTTTAAAAAGCTTTAGGTCTGCAAATTTGTGTTGAGCTTTCTTTTTCCAATACACATGGTTCAAGAACAGAAACAGCAAGATTGGTAACACTAGGAAACCCCAAAAATAAATTTGTTCTTCTATTATAAACATTTATACAAAGCTTCTAAAAAGTGTGTGTTTCAATAAAAATTCTATAAGTAATAAACCTCCAGCTAGAATAAGGAAGATTCTATATTTCTCATCGTAATTATAAAACTTAAATTCTTCAATTTCTGTTTTTTCTAAGGCGTCAATCTCTTCATAAATAGCTTCAAATTTTTGGTTGTCAGTAGCTCTAAAGTATTTACCACCATTACTTTCAGCTATGGTTTTAAGCAAAGCTTCATCGATTTTGACTTCAATATTTCTATATTCAAATTGTCCGTTAGCTTTTATCCCCACAGGAGATAATGCCATACCATTGCTGCCTACTCCAATGGTGTAGGTTTTAATATCGTATTCTGTTGCGAGTTGTGTTGCTGTCTTAGGATCAATAAAGCCTGCATTGTTCTCACCATCAGTTAATAGAATAATCACTTTACTTTCGGCCTTACTATCTTTTAATTTATTGACGGAGGTGGCCAATCCCATCCCTATAGCAGTTCCTCCTTCTATGTTTTGACTATACTCCAGATCGTTGATAGCATTAAATATGATTGACTTATCAGTGGTTAAAGGAGTTTTGGTATAACTTTCTCCAGCGTAAATAACAAGTCCGATACGATCGTTTGGTCGGCCTTCTATAAAATTAATAGCTACTTTTTTTAAAGCTTCAAGCCGGTTGGGTTCCAAATCTCTAGCCAACATACTAGCAGAGATATCTACAGCCATAATTATATCAATTCCTTCTGTTTTCTTGACTTTGGTAGTCACATCTACAGTTCTTGGTCTTGCCATCGCTATAGTTAATAACACCAAGGCTAGCATTTTTAAGATAAAGAGAAGGGGACGTAACTTCGCTAAAGTACTCATCTTAAACCCCTGCGTACTTGACATCTTTATACTAGCATTTTGTTGATCTCTTTTTTTCCAATACCAAAACACAGCTAAGGGAATGGAAAGTAAAAGCCAAAACCAACTTGGATTTTCAAAAGTAAAGTTTTCAAAAATCATCATTTTTCTAAAGATTTAAATTCAACTGCATTGATAATTCGTTTAGTAATACTTTCTCCATATTCATCATCACCATCTCGGATTATGATAATTTGCTGGAATCCTCCTTTACCAAAATTCAAAATTTGATATTCTTTTCTAATGTCGCTTTTGGTAATCGGGTTTTCTATGGCAAAACTTCCAAATACTTTTTTCCCTTTTACCCCTCCAATAGTTTCAAACTCTTCAGATTTAGACAGGATGTTATAAGCCCCTCTTTCTTCAAAATCAGTATAAATACCATCCACAACAGCATCTAGATTTATCTCTTGAGCTTCTTTAAAGCGTATTTGATTTAGCACTATATAAAGGCTTTGGTACATAGATCCAGAGCTATACATCTCTCTGTCTGCTACATTCTGTTTTAGACTTTCAGGAAGTTCATAATCCCCTCGAACCAACACTTTTGGAGTTGTCATACTCATTGGCGGAACTCCGTAATCACTAGTCATCCAATTGCCTTCCAACAATTCTTTGGTTGGGTTCCCAATGATATTATCTTTAACATAAGCATATCCTTTGGTGGCTATCACCGCAGAAAGTACAGCTATAATCAAGACTGCTCCAAGGATAATTCCTACAATCCATTTTTGTTTTCTTCGTTTCTTCGCTAGTGCTTCTTGAAACGCTTTGTCTTTTTTGTTTTCCTCCTCTGTGATTTGTGGAATAGCACTTTGAACATTTTTTAAAAAATTTTCAATTTGCTTTCTATCCGACTTTAGGGTAATAAGATCGGGTTTACTTTTAGCGAATTTTGCTAGATCAGCTCTTCTTAGAATCTTTTCATACTCTGCTATGATGTCGTCTTTCAACGCCAGCTTTCTCTTTTCTTTTCTAAATATTAATTCTGAAATAAGTTCATTGGTCGTAAATTCTAGAGCTCTTATTTCTAGTTTTTCTTCCAGATATCTTCTAGTAATATTAGTTAGTTCTGTAATATACTCCTTAAAATTTCGAGACTCTAATGCGGAAGACGTATCTAATTCTTTAAGATATATCATCGCTTGTTCAAAAGGAGGAATTCTCTTTTTGGCTAGATCTCTTTTCTTTTTGAATTTGAATAATAAGAAAGCTATAATAGCTAATACAGCTATTATTCCTATCGTCCACCAGAACCAGGAAGCGATGCGGAACGGCTTTTCTACTCCAATTGATGGTTTTATAGGAAACAACTTTTGTTGAGTCGTATCCAAAACCACATCATTAACTCGTATCTTAAGGGTGTCTGTGTAAAACGCCTTATCGTTAATTTTCACCATTTGAGGAGGAACAGAGTAGGTTCCAGAATCGAATTGTGTAAGTTTATAAAGCTTGGTGAGTTTAAAGTTTTTTGCTTCAGGTTGTGTGGTATCGATTTTATAATCTTCGACCATCTCCAAAGGCACAAAAGTTTGATCTTTCGGAAACACCACAAAGTCTTCGTTACTTATATTTTCAACTTCAATGGTATAATCAACCTGCTCTCCAATTTTAATGGTATCCGCGTTGGTTTTGAAATTTACCTCTTGTGAATAAGAGAAGCCAAAAACAAACACTGAGATAAAGGTCAAAGTGAGTTTCCGTGTCATATCGAAGCTATATGGATGTAATGGTTTTTGCATAACTCTTATCTGGATTTGAAATAGCCAAGGAGTTTTATCACATAGTTTTCATCGACTCGATTGCTTAAATAGCCGGATCCACTTAGCTTGAAGGCTCTTTGAAAATAATCTACTCGATCTCTATACTGTTTTGTAAAGGCTTTCCTTGTAGATTTACTTGACGTATTGACCCACATAGCCTCGCCTGTTTCAGCATCTCGCATTTGGACCATTCCTAAATTAGGAAGTTCTTCTTCTCGCTTATCGAAAATACGGATTCCCGTGACATCATGCTTCTTGCCTAAAATCTTCAAGGTATGCTCATAGTCGTCAGATAAGAAATCTGACATCACAAATACTATCGCTTTTTTCTTCATCATATCGATAAGGTATTTGAAGGCTTTTGTCAAGTCGGTAGTTTTATGAGAGGGCTTAAACTCAATGAGTTCCCTTATAATTCTCAAAACATGCATTCTCCCTTTTTTAGGTGGGATATATAGCTCTATCTGATCTGAAAATAACATCAAGCCAATCTTATCATTATTTTGAGTGGCCGAAAAAGCTAAGGTGGCTGACATTTCTGTTATGATATCCTTCTTAAAGGTTTCTCTAGTCCCAAAGGCAGTAGATTCAGAAATATCTACAAGCAACATCATCGTTAACTCCCGTTCTTCTTCAAAAACTTTTATAAAAGGCTCATTGTATCGAGCAGTCACATTCCAATCTATAGATCTTACGTCATCTCCAAACTGGTAGGCTCTGACCTCACTAAAAGTCATCCCTCGCCCTTTGAATGTAGAATGGTATTCTCCACCAAAAACATGATCGCTTAACCGACGCGTTTTGATTTCTATTTTTCTAACTTTCTTTAAAAGCGATTTGGTATCCATGGATTGTGCAAACTAATGATTCGATCTAGAACTAAATCGTTAAGGAATTTTGATTATTAAGCGATTTAAAATTTGTACACTTAATTTTAAATACAAAATTTACGGGACTTCTATTTCATTTATAATTTTGCTTATAAGATCTTCAGATTTTATATTTTCTGCCTCGGCTTCGTAGGTAATTCCTACTCTGTGTCTTAGCACATCGTAGACCACTGCTCTAACGTCTTCTGGTATAACATAACCCCTTCTTTTTATGAAGGCATAGCATTTGGCGGCTATTGCCAAGTTGATACTTCCCCTTGGAGAAGCTCCAAAACTTATTAAAGGTTTGATCTCGGCCAATTTATATTTCTCTGGATAACGAGTCGCAAAAACGATGTCCAAAATATACTTTTCAATTTTTTCGTCCATATACACCTCCCTCACAGCGCTTTGAGCTCTCAGGATTTGCTCGATAGAAATAACGGGGTTCACTTTTCCAAAACTGTTATCGAGATTGGCCCTCATCACCAGTTGCTCTTCTTGAATGGTTGGATAATCTATAACTGTTTTCAGCATAAATCTATCCACTTGAGCTTCGGGTAAAGGGTATGTTCCTTCCTGCTCCACGGGATTTTGAGTGGCCATTACCAAGAAAGGCTTATCCAGTATAAACGTTTCATCTCCAATAGTCACTTGCTTTTCCTGCATAGCTTCTAGCAAGGCAGATTGTACTTTGGCAGGCGCACGATTGATCTCATCGGTTAAAACAAAGTTGGCGAAAATCGGTCCTTTTTTAATGCTGAATTCATTTTCTTTCATGTTGAAGATCATGGTTCCTACAACATCGGCAGG
It contains:
- a CDS encoding tetratricopeptide repeat protein; its protein translation is MTYYLYLLIGIISYTGFSQSEDTFEKANDAFADDQFPKAVQLYSSLLDEGLVSTELYFNLGNAYFKQNDLANAIFHYEKALQLNPADQEVRQNLEIANTQTIDKIENVPESNLSTMVYTTTHLLKVNTWAWVSVIFSFCFGFFMVLYFRSGTTRKKRINFFIAILFLVFGVTSLLFGRFQNQFLGEQSFAIIFEDQVQVHVEPNSRSDVNFQMNKGSKVSTGSTFRDFTQIELSDGSKGWVKTLILKKL
- a CDS encoding BatD family protein encodes the protein MKSVTFLMLFLIGLTSLAQVTFTAEASRTKIGINERLKVDFTVDANGDNFIPPNFNGLRKIGGPNQSFSQSWKNGQSSFQKTFTYLFQPEKRGTITIGQAEITVEGQVYKTSPIQIEVTAAVDTPNQSKAVAEAGDGIHLIAEVSKYQPYLNEGIYVVYKLFLSPTVNIRNWRPLDDPKFEGFWSQNINIDQLELKQGEFGGQPYRYVELRKTVLYPQRTGELKIEPLSLAVSVEVPTDQRDFFGRRTYEVVEKNFSANTRIVDVKPLPEEGKPENFSGAVGEFDFKLKANRQELDAQMSLELTSEVSGKGNLKLFNMPVIRTPSSFELYEPERQESVRTSSLGMQGRVSEKYTVIPEFKGDYTIQSVPFSYFNPRTESYETLNSSPISIKVNSGPERPREPITTSGGDNAKAQNIISSKNNFNYIKLKTSLKQKDNPVFFQSPLYWTLFITPFLAIPFMLIFGKVKNRETDQNQLLQKRANKLAKRYLSEAKKNLGTSQLFYEALERAFHNYLKAKLKIQTLEMHKDKIQELLSANGISQETTTQFLKLLENCELARYTPSVAKDMQTDFEKAAKVISEIDKEV
- a CDS encoding tetratricopeptide repeat protein translates to MNMKKRMLRRKIVLTTVILAFGVALGNAQNISKASKETKTLLAEAQINAGNFPISEAKVREAKAMDQDNSDISYNFGNLYLENNEIESAKLRLIEAIESTEDKSLKHKSYHNLGNTFMKEEQYQIAVEAYKDALRNNPTDEETRYNLAYAKSKLKDEKNDGSKDGDDKEDKSQDKKEDESKENKDKGDNEDKEKEDKNKDQEEEKGDQNENKEDQKDKEGDKGKQEKEQEGDGGKDEQKQPQQPQNKKGQISPEQIERLLEAIENQEKDVQEKLNAQKAKGQKSKTGKDW
- a CDS encoding vWA domain-containing protein; amino-acid sequence: MFIIEEQIYFWGFLVLPILLFLFLNHVYWKKKAQHKFADLKLFKKLAPDQSSFKANLKFIVLALAFCCFVMALVNPKLGTKMETIKREGVDIVFALDVSKSMLAEDIAPNRLEKSKRIITEIVNKLTADRVGLVGYAGSAFPQVPITTDYASTKTFLQSMNTDMVSSQGTAISQAIDLAKSYYNDDDQTNKVLIILSEGEDHDSNVESMAETAAAEGIKIYTIGVGTERGDPIPIKKEGRIQSYLKDDNGEIVITKRDTETLQKIAEIGNGAYIDGTNTSNAVDDILKELQKIEKTEFEAKQFADFKSKYQWFLAFGIFLVLFDILLLERKTAWIKRLNLFNEHEKEDA
- a CDS encoding vWA domain-containing protein, whose translation is MMIFENFTFENPSWFWLLLSIPLAVFWYWKKRDQQNASIKMSSTQGFKMSTLAKLRPLLFILKMLALVLLTIAMARPRTVDVTTKVKKTEGIDIIMAVDISASMLARDLEPNRLEALKKVAINFIEGRPNDRIGLVIYAGESYTKTPLTTDKSIIFNAINDLEYSQNIEGGTAIGMGLATSVNKLKDSKAESKVIILLTDGENNAGFIDPKTATQLATEYDIKTYTIGVGSNGMALSPVGIKANGQFEYRNIEVKIDEALLKTIAESNGGKYFRATDNQKFEAIYEEIDALEKTEIEEFKFYNYDEKYRIFLILAGGLLLIEFLLKHTLFRSFV
- a CDS encoding DUF58 domain-containing protein — encoded protein: MDTKSLLKKVRKIEIKTRRLSDHVFGGEYHSTFKGRGMTFSEVRAYQFGDDVRSIDWNVTARYNEPFIKVFEEERELTMMLLVDISESTAFGTRETFKKDIITEMSATLAFSATQNNDKIGLMLFSDQIELYIPPKKGRMHVLRIIRELIEFKPSHKTTDLTKAFKYLIDMMKKKAIVFVMSDFLSDDYEHTLKILGKKHDVTGIRIFDKREEELPNLGMVQMRDAETGEAMWVNTSSKSTRKAFTKQYRDRVDYFQRAFKLSGSGYLSNRVDENYVIKLLGYFKSR
- a CDS encoding AAA family ATPase, which codes for MDQDQANVDIASINEKIEKESAFVDILTNEMNKVIVGQKHMIERLLIGLLGQGHILLEGVPGLAKTLAINTLAKAVQGSFSRIQFTPDLLPADVVGTMIFNMKENEFSIKKGPIFANFVLTDEINRAPAKVQSALLEAMQEKQVTIGDETFILDKPFLVMATQNPVEQEGTYPLPEAQVDRFMLKTVIDYPTIQEEQLVMRANLDNSFGKVNPVISIEQILRAQSAVREVYMDEKIEKYILDIVFATRYPEKYKLAEIKPLISFGASPRGSINLAIAAKCYAFIKRRGYVIPEDVRAVVYDVLRHRVGITYEAEAENIKSEDLISKIINEIEVP